Proteins encoded in a region of the Isosphaeraceae bacterium EP7 genome:
- a CDS encoding DUF11 domain-containing protein produces MRLRNDAARLPRVVASRRRNDRTAIGFGRGPTFDSLEVRALLATIPIYSTGVAANGELAVPGSAEVHFQLVSSPTGANQNFVMNPPPDVFVANGPTSQWIGPTADPFLGTDSGDFVYRQTFDLTGLDPTTAVLHLQLASDNDSRVFLNGVDTNVALIQGSLYAFDYETLHPFTIATGFRAGYNTLEIVVHNDYSATGLRLDLSGTADPADPSLPVYPANVSLASAVQGASTTAVQGTLTGARHDAVYTVEFFAGMTTSPPLSVAPGVPAASITVTTDSIGTAGFSAVLPTSLTPGQYVFARAISADGAPGDFSAPIPVTAHSDLSVTYLASASTPVVGEEYPLTFRVTNNGPSPATGVALDETFFDDFMAARFSAPTGPITYDPRFISFAVGRLEPGESVTLIAYIAPAAAGTFRVVTSVRSDSVEVSPGDETLNLVLTVAPAPLPPPVLPDLSVEFLTTATTPVAGVDYPLTFRVTNHGQATATEVRLSATIPGGLALTASAGSTGQVSGDAGTATLIIPSLAPGESATLTISVRSAAAGAFPVTALATSAEGDAHAGDETAQLVLAVAPTPPSITKSDDPTPPSPPAVPVPPTLPVPVPPTLPVPMPTPIPMPGPVVTSVRRFGVRRQLTQVILTFDQPLDPVRAIELSNYQVVLAGADGKFQTADDRRVSLALASYNPEARTVTLVLNRRLSLQQTYQVVARGDGPRGVADLQGQPLNSSAEGIRGLPYRAAVRGYGPVPKPAARLMSLRRH; encoded by the coding sequence ATGAGACTGCGAAACGATGCGGCCCGTCTTCCCCGGGTCGTTGCGTCGAGGCGTCGGAATGACCGGACGGCGATCGGGTTCGGCCGTGGGCCCACCTTCGATTCTCTGGAGGTCAGGGCGCTTCTGGCAACGATCCCGATCTACTCGACCGGCGTCGCCGCAAACGGCGAGCTGGCGGTCCCCGGATCGGCGGAGGTCCACTTCCAGCTGGTGAGTTCCCCCACCGGCGCGAACCAAAATTTCGTGATGAATCCGCCCCCGGACGTCTTTGTCGCCAACGGGCCCACCTCGCAGTGGATCGGCCCCACGGCCGACCCGTTCCTGGGCACGGATTCGGGCGACTTCGTCTACCGGCAGACGTTCGACCTGACGGGGCTCGACCCCACCACGGCCGTGCTCCACCTGCAACTCGCCTCCGACAATGACAGCCGGGTCTTCCTGAATGGGGTCGACACGAACGTCGCGTTGATCCAGGGGTCCCTCTACGCATTCGACTACGAAACGCTCCACCCGTTCACCATCGCGACGGGCTTCCGGGCGGGCTACAACACGCTCGAGATCGTCGTCCACAACGACTATTCGGCCACGGGCCTGCGGCTCGACCTGAGCGGGACGGCCGATCCGGCGGATCCGTCGCTCCCGGTGTACCCGGCGAACGTCTCCCTCGCCTCGGCGGTGCAGGGGGCCTCGACGACGGCCGTCCAGGGCACCCTGACCGGCGCCAGGCACGACGCGGTGTACACGGTCGAGTTCTTCGCGGGGATGACCACCAGCCCTCCCTTGTCGGTGGCTCCCGGCGTGCCCGCCGCCTCGATCACGGTGACGACCGACTCGATCGGGACGGCCGGATTCAGTGCGGTGCTCCCCACTTCGCTCACGCCAGGTCAGTACGTCTTCGCCCGGGCGATCAGTGCCGACGGCGCGCCCGGAGACTTCTCCGCGCCGATCCCGGTCACGGCCCATTCGGACCTTTCGGTCACCTACCTGGCCTCGGCGTCGACGCCCGTGGTGGGGGAGGAATATCCGCTGACCTTCCGGGTCACCAACAACGGCCCATCGCCGGCCACGGGGGTCGCCCTCGACGAAACATTCTTCGATGATTTTATGGCGGCCAGGTTCTCGGCCCCGACCGGCCCGATCACCTACGATCCGAGGTTCATCTCGTTCGCCGTCGGCCGCCTGGAACCGGGCGAATCGGTCACTCTGATCGCCTACATCGCGCCAGCGGCCGCCGGTACGTTCCGCGTCGTGACGTCGGTCAGGAGTGATTCCGTCGAGGTCTCGCCCGGCGATGAGACGTTGAATCTCGTGCTGACGGTGGCCCCGGCCCCCCTGCCGCCGCCCGTCCTGCCCGACCTGTCGGTCGAGTTTCTGACGACGGCGACAACCCCCGTGGCGGGCGTGGACTATCCATTGACCTTCCGGGTCACCAACCACGGCCAGGCAACCGCCACGGAAGTCAGGCTGTCCGCGACGATCCCCGGAGGGCTCGCCCTGACGGCCTCGGCCGGCTCGACGGGCCAGGTGTCCGGCGACGCCGGGACCGCCACCCTGATCATCCCGTCCCTCGCCCCGGGCGAGTCGGCGACGCTGACCATCTCCGTGCGCTCGGCCGCCGCAGGCGCCTTCCCGGTGACGGCCTTGGCGACCAGTGCCGAAGGGGACGCCCACGCCGGGGACGAGACCGCCCAGCTCGTCCTGGCGGTCGCCCCCACGCCCCCGTCCATCACCAAGTCGGACGACCCGACGCCGCCGAGCCCGCCGGCCGTGCCCGTGCCCCCGACCCTGCCAGTACCCGTGCCCCCAACCCTGCCCGTGCCCATGCCCACGCCCATACCCATGCCAGGTCCGGTCGTCACCTCGGTGCGCCGCTTCGGCGTCCGCCGCCAGCTGACTCAGGTCATCCTGACCTTCGACCAGCCGCTCGATCCGGTGCGGGCGATCGAACTGTCGAATTATCAGGTCGTTCTCGCGGGGGCCGACGGCAAGTTCCAGACCGCCGACGATCGCCGGGTCTCGCTGGCCCTGGCTTCGTACAACCCGGAGGCCCGGACGGTCACGCTGGTCCTGAACCGCAGGCTTTCCTTGCAGCAGACGTACCAGGTCGTTGCCCGCGGGGATGGGCCCCGGGGCGTCGCCGACCTCCAGGGCCAACCCCTGAACTCGTCGGCCGAGGGAATCCGGGGCCTCCCGTATCGCGCCGCAGTCCGTGGCTACGGACCCGTTCCCAAACCCGCCGCCCGGCTCATGTCGTTGCGCAGGCATTGA